The DNA segment CCTATACAGAAACGCCCTCCTCACAGCACGACTAACACTATCTAGCGGCACAATGATAAAAGGGCGTATCTTCACATCAAAAAGTCTGTATTACGGATTAGCTTAGCAGCTGCTGCGGCGCTTGATAGCTAATATGTTGATGAAAACGCACAATAAGATCTTCGCGTGATTTATCTAACGCTAATTCAGAGGCAAAGCTCCTTAGCGCATCTTCGACTCGATTCAAATAACGCCCAAGCGCCCCATCTTTACTATCATTAACGCCAGCGGCAATAGTAAAGCTAACCATTTCGACTAAGTGGTTACCATCCCAATGACAAATAAATTGTTGATCTTCTATATTGGGATCGAAGCCAAGCATTTGCACTTCGTCGGTACCATCAACTTGATCGAATTTGCTGTTGCGTACAAGCGGTGTGAGTCCATTAGCAACCATTGCTATCTGCTTAAGTTGTTTGGCTGATGCCGCTTGCACAAAGGCATCCTCAAGCTTTTGATATAGAGGCGTAAAGTCATTGGTATGTTCTGGCAATATAGCCAGCTTAAGCTTACGGCTTAAAGGTAGTTTGACCGTGACATAACATAGTGACCCGTGCCCTTCTGGAAGCGGACACTGCCTTGATCTATATCTGTCGCTAATTGAGCGCAGCTTATATCCATAACTCTCTTTGTTGCCTTTAGCTTTGGCGAATAGATCATATGAGAGATGTTGGTGATCGCGGATTTTGATGGTGAGATCTTTTTCTGGTAATTGAGGCATCAGTTTCGCAAGAAAAGATTGCACCTTGATATGAAGATTAGCTGAGTTACTGCGAATTTCATCACCCGTTGCTAGAAATACAATCCTAATTTTTCGTGCTCGATAGTCATCCTTACTATGAAGGCTTTGGGCTTCATGGTACTCGGGATTATAGAAAAATATGATCTGCTCTGCCGTTGGGAAGCAGTACGCCTCAGAGTGAAAACGTACTACGGGTAACTTATCGTTGGTGATCACGTGAACATTATATAACTCTTCTTGATTCGCAAGATTAAAAATGCTGCGACTAAGCGTCTGATAACACGTTTTGTAATCGGGGTAATGGGCCAGTAAAGCATCCGTTACCTTAATTTCAGCAGTTATATATTGATTAGCTCGAACGCTCTTGGGAATGTACACTTTTTGCTGATGGCTAAGGGACATAAATACTCCTTGTAATAAGTTAACCATATGTATCTCGGTGCCAATAATAGCGAAGAATTATGACGAAAATACGACGCTAGGACACACTTTTTACCCATTAGAAACATATTACGCTTCGAATCTGATTTATTTCTTAAATCAATATGCAAAAGCTCAAGCCAAGTAAAAATAAGCGCCTCCATTCTCTGCCAAACATGGTGTTCAATACTAAGCTTCCTTTACTTGAAACGCTCATCTGAGCGGATCGTTTTAGGGTCCAGTCCTTGTTCATACCAGCCATCGCGAGTATTGCTGATATTATCGAAAGCTTGAATATAGGGCTTAATGTCTAAGATTGGCGTGCCATCAAGCAGGTCGATATCTTTTACGAAAATAATGTTGCCTTCAATTCGCTCGATTTCAGCGATGGAGAGTCCGATCGGATTGGGTCTTTTTGGCGAGCGAGTCGCAAAAATACCATGTGGTTTTGTATCAAGAAAAGGGATTACGCTCAGCGCTGGTTCACTCATTTTATGCAGATGAAAAATCACATAAATATGAGAGAAGGCACCGAGATCTTGTAAGCCAGCCTGCAGAGCTTCATCTATTACAATTTGCGCTAAATTATCGGCAATACCCGCCCCTTGGATCGGCATATCAGCAATCGTTTTATACGCGGTTTTTGCATACCCTATGGCATTAAATTGAATCATAGTGGTCTCGTCATTAAAAAGCATGACCAGCACCATACGCCAATTTATCGCCCAGTAGCGTAATAGGCCGCACAGAAATACAATGACAAGAGTATGCAGCTCACCTCGTTACACGCAGATCTGGTTACGGCCTTTCTTCTTAGCTTTATACAGGGCTTGATCCGAGCGCTTCATTGTTTGCTCAAAGGTTTCACCACTTTGATGCTCCGCGACCCCTATCGAAATAGTGACACTCACCGTTTGAGATTTTTGCTGAGCTTTACCGCGTTTAGCTTTTGATTGACTCTTACGCTGCTCATTACGAAGCACGATATCATATTCCTCTATCGCCTCGCGTACGTCTTCTAGGTAACCAAGAACCGCAGATGAATCCTTGCGTGGAAAGATAACGGTGAACTCCTCACCACCATAACGGAAGGCTTTGCCGCCACCGCTCACCTTTGCGATTTTGCTGGCGACTAACCTCAATACCTGATCGCCGACATCATGGCCATAGGTATCGTTGAACTTCTTAAAGTGATCGATATCGAGCATGGCCACGCTGTATTTACGCCCTAAAGAAAGCACTAAGTTATACAGTGCACGGCGCGACGCAAGTCCTGTGAGTTCATCGCGATAAGCCAAGAAATAAGAGTCGGTGAGCACAGTCAAAATATAAATAGTGGCCAATGTCGTCATTGAAATAGACAATGGAAGAGAGGCCGGAAAAACAAAGTGCACAGCCCAAAGCACTAAGGTTATGAATATAGACGTATTCACTAAATTAGGCTGCCAAACTCCACGAATAAACACTAACAATAAGGCAAGATACAGAGGGGATAAGACTCTAATATCCATGCTAATTTGCGTAGGAAGTACCTCATCCAACTGTAATTTAAATTGCGAGTTGACCCATAGCCAACCAAAGCCCGCCGCCAAACAAACGCAGCAACCAAGCACTCTCACCAAACTATGGGGAGATAGTAGCCCTCTGTCTTTAATAAAGGCAAACCAACTGATAGTGAGTGCACCGCCGAGCAAGATCTGCCGTGAGTATTGCGCCAACTCTGCGGAGTCAACTAAAGAGTGGGTCACACACAGATAGTAAGCCAACATGAATGCCGCTAAGTAAGCTAAGCGGCTACGGTTAAACTGCAACGCAATAGCGATTGAGGCCGGCAGCAACCAATAGGGAAGCTGTTGTATCACTCCCTGCCAAACCTGCAAATCTGATTGATAGATCTCGCTCATAGCCAAGCCAATAGCCGTGAAGATAAGAGGAAGAAAAAAGTAACGACAACTATGATAAAAAGCAGACAAAACAAACCTCAATATTAATCGAATAATCCCTTAGCTCTGCATAAGCCCATTAAGCAGCCAGCTTCACAACTCAAGCTTCATCTTTTACACAAACACCTTAAATAAGCACCTTATATAAACACTTGCTTAAGTTTGTGTGTAAGTTAATGATTCAGTCATAAAATGAGTTAAGGGTGATGAGTTCGAAACAGCAATACACAGCCCTAATAAGTCGACACTATTTTCATAAGATTAAAGCTAACAGTCAGCATAATCACAATAAGTGCAAAATAATGCCTTTATGCTCATAAAATCAGCATAAAAAAGGCCGCCATTGCGACCTTTATCTTATCGTTTGAGCCTCTAGCAAAAAACTAAGCCGATGAGCAGATACTCGCTAACCATTGCCGTCATCGGTAAAGCGGTAGCGAATAGTGTCATTTGCGCTCAGCTTGCTCTGGTCGAAATCATCTAAATGGTGGCGCTTGATCAGTGCACGTAAGTTGTCCACATAGGCCTGACCACGCGTCGAGTAATGCAGCAGAGATTGCACCAACTCATATCCTGTTAAGTTTTTTTGAGCTCGTAATTGCTGCCGCAACAACCTAAGCTCCTTGTAAGCTCGTGTCGTATTGAGGTTATGCATATAACTTGCGGTGCTCTGGTACAGATCACTAAATGCAGCCACCTTTACATGACCGTCCGGCGTCGTTAAGTACTTGCCGCCATCGTGGGGCAGATGCTCACCATAGAGATTATTGGCTGCTATTGCGAAATGGCTTGTTCCCCAACCACTCTCATCAATACCTTGCGCAAGCACCATACCGGCAGGAATAATGTCGATATGCAAGAGTAACTCGGCTATATCTCCTGACTTTATCGCGTAAGAGTCTGACAATGTTTGCACCCAAAGCTTCTCAGCCTCAGACCACTGGGATGCAGGTTTGGCCGATAACCTGCTTAACTCATCTCTTATCAGCAAAATACGGTCGTTCACCGCCTTGATGGTGGGCATCAGTAGCCGAATAAAACCGGATGTTTTTTGCGATACCGGCAGCGCATTTAAATCACTCGGCAAGTTTTCAATAAAGTAGGCTGGGAGCTTATTGCTGTCCTCAACGCGCCCAAGCTGATAGTTATTTTTATCAAACTCAGTGATCAGCTGATCTGCCGACCTTAGCGTTTTAACGGTGACATGAGGGTAAGGTTGTTGCACTTGCTCAGGAGATAAAGGCAAACTGTGGATAGCGTTGAGATTCTGGCTTAGATTAAGACTTGAGCTAGCTAAAACAAGCGGCGACGTAAGCAAAACCATACAAACGAGTATTTTAGTAAAAGACATTGAGGATTTCTGTATTGTAGTAAATGGGATCTATATTGACGCGCCGCCACAATATATATCAGCCAAACAATAAAAACTAGTTTGTGCTAAGTGAGTTAGCCTTAAATATTATTCACCTTTACAACAAATAAAAAAGGCCGCAAATGCGACCTTTTGTTTACAATATGGCTAAGGTACTTGCTCAGTTTTAGTCGGAGATTGAAGTAGCAGCAATATAATCAAACCCAGCATCACCGAAAACAAAATTGACCCAATACGAATAAAATCGTTATGCAGTGCATTACCACCACTCTCTGTAATGCCTTTAAAGAGCAAAATCACATAGGCGCAATATAAGACTTGAAAACTATTGATACTAGCCTCTTTTTTCATCGCATAAATACCCATCAACATGGCACAAACAATAGCCACGCCTAGCTGCACGATAATGTTGACTTCAAATGCAGCAGCCAACAACGGAGGTAAAGCAAACAACAGCCCGACACTGTTCATTATGAAGCGGCTAATACCATAATTTACCCCTTTCATCGGGTTTGGATCCTTAATCACATTCGTAAAAGTAATAGCCATAAGAGCCGCTTGAGATAAGTTTAAGTCGATAAAGACCCACAAACAGATAAACGAACAAGCCGCTTTAAGCAAAAGATGCCAAATCTCCGTCTGTGCTCCCCCCTCTGGGATCGTTTGAGTTGTCGCGATAATTTCCCCGCCGGGGAATAATAGAAAGGCAATAAAGACCGTAAAGCCAGCATAGATAAGTTCTAAAAATAGCCCTTTAGGCAGTTGAGTGATATCAAGCCCCTTCTGGCGGCTAAATACAGTCACTAATACCAATGAAAGCAGCATGAAAGAAGATATGATATCAGTAGGGTTTTCACGCGCCCTTTGCATGCACCAATAGAAGGTAACAAACAATAATAGATAATAAATTAATGGATCATCAAATAGGTATAGGCTTATTTGACCCTGCGCCCATGTGCAAACAAACAAGATAACACCTAGCTTTAAAATCATTTTCGCTGACGGCATTTGTGAGCTGATACAAAATAAAACCGCCACCAAGGCAGGCCCAAGTAGTGGTAGACGTGTACCGTAAAAATCCTGCCAATATAACAATAAAACTGGAAATACAGCCAATCGGATCAGCGCATTTGCCCGGCTATGAAACATAGGATAAGTAGCTCCAAGTCCAAGTCCATATATTCAACAATGTTTCACCTACCCCCGACTCCCCAGGGTAAAAACTTATCATGGCTCGAGCACCATAGCGCTGCTGTAATGCACTCGCCTCCGGCCCGAGATTGATATTGACAGGAAAACGTTGCGAGTGTTGCAGCCCATCAGGAGAGATCAATAATCCCGTCGTTTGATCGGTTTGTAAATTGCCATTACCACTGCTTCCCCAGCCAATAGATTGCACCTCACCACGAAAGACTTGGCCGGGATAGGCATCAAATACAATTTTAACAGGCGTACCCGGTTTCAAATAAATGAGAGAGTTCTCCCTCAGCATCGCGGTGATCCAAGTGTGCTTATTATTGATAAAGGTGATTAAAGGGTGACCTGCTACAGCAAAATTACCCGCCGCCAAATTAAGGTGAGTAATGACTCCGTCACCTGGTGATCGCAGGTGACAATATGACTCTTCAAGTAGTGCTTGATGGAGCTGATTAAGCGCACTTTGCAGCTGTGGATTATTTTCACCCTTTGGTCCAAGAGCTTTTTTGGCGCGTTCAAGTGCGGCCTTAGCTTGAACGACCTGCGCCTCGGCATCTTTAAGCTGATCTTGACTGTCCTCTAAAGACTGCTTGCTTATCACCCCTGTGCGCCCTAAAGCCGCCATTCGCTGAGTATGTTTAAAGGCATTATCATGTTTGATTTCGCTAGCCACTAAGTTGGCTTGAGCCTCTTGGATCCCTGCCGAATCAGCCCCTAATGACAACGTTGTTTGCTGCAAATGTAGGCGAGCGGCGGTGATTTTTAATAAAAAAGGGGCATTATCTAAATCAAC comes from the Shewanella halifaxensis HAW-EB4 genome and includes:
- a CDS encoding DUF3083 family protein; protein product: MSLSHQQKVYIPKSVRANQYITAEIKVTDALLAHYPDYKTCYQTLSRSIFNLANQEELYNVHVITNDKLPVVRFHSEAYCFPTAEQIIFFYNPEYHEAQSLHSKDDYRARKIRIVFLATGDEIRSNSANLHIKVQSFLAKLMPQLPEKDLTIKIRDHQHLSYDLFAKAKGNKESYGYKLRSISDRYRSRQCPLPEGHGSLCYVTVKLPLSRKLKLAILPEHTNDFTPLYQKLEDAFVQAASAKQLKQIAMVANGLTPLVRNSKFDQVDGTDEVQMLGFDPNIEDQQFICHWDGNHLVEMVSFTIAAGVNDSKDGALGRYLNRVEDALRSFASELALDKSREDLIVRFHQHISYQAPQQLLS
- the tsaA gene encoding tRNA (N6-threonylcarbamoyladenosine(37)-N6)-methyltransferase TrmO → MLFNDETTMIQFNAIGYAKTAYKTIADMPIQGAGIADNLAQIVIDEALQAGLQDLGAFSHIYVIFHLHKMSEPALSVIPFLDTKPHGIFATRSPKRPNPIGLSIAEIERIEGNIIFVKDIDLLDGTPILDIKPYIQAFDNISNTRDGWYEQGLDPKTIRSDERFK
- a CDS encoding GGDEF domain-containing protein → MSEIYQSDLQVWQGVIQQLPYWLLPASIAIALQFNRSRLAYLAAFMLAYYLCVTHSLVDSAELAQYSRQILLGGALTISWFAFIKDRGLLSPHSLVRVLGCCVCLAAGFGWLWVNSQFKLQLDEVLPTQISMDIRVLSPLYLALLLVFIRGVWQPNLVNTSIFITLVLWAVHFVFPASLPLSISMTTLATIYILTVLTDSYFLAYRDELTGLASRRALYNLVLSLGRKYSVAMLDIDHFKKFNDTYGHDVGDQVLRLVASKIAKVSGGGKAFRYGGEEFTVIFPRKDSSAVLGYLEDVREAIEEYDIVLRNEQRKSQSKAKRGKAQQKSQTVSVTISIGVAEHQSGETFEQTMKRSDQALYKAKKKGRNQICV
- a CDS encoding glucosaminidase domain-containing protein, yielding MSFTKILVCMVLLTSPLVLASSSLNLSQNLNAIHSLPLSPEQVQQPYPHVTVKTLRSADQLITEFDKNNYQLGRVEDSNKLPAYFIENLPSDLNALPVSQKTSGFIRLLMPTIKAVNDRILLIRDELSRLSAKPASQWSEAEKLWVQTLSDSYAIKSGDIAELLLHIDIIPAGMVLAQGIDESGWGTSHFAIAANNLYGEHLPHDGGKYLTTPDGHVKVAAFSDLYQSTASYMHNLNTTRAYKELRLLRQQLRAQKNLTGYELVQSLLHYSTRGQAYVDNLRALIKRHHLDDFDQSKLSANDTIRYRFTDDGNG
- a CDS encoding DUF2955 domain-containing protein; this encodes MFHSRANALIRLAVFPVLLLYWQDFYGTRLPLLGPALVAVLFCISSQMPSAKMILKLGVILFVCTWAQGQISLYLFDDPLIYYLLLFVTFYWCMQRARENPTDIISSFMLLSLVLVTVFSRQKGLDITQLPKGLFLELIYAGFTVFIAFLLFPGGEIIATTQTIPEGGAQTEIWHLLLKAACSFICLWVFIDLNLSQAALMAITFTNVIKDPNPMKGVNYGISRFIMNSVGLLFALPPLLAAAFEVNIIVQLGVAIVCAMLMGIYAMKKEASINSFQVLYCAYVILLFKGITESGGNALHNDFIRIGSILFSVMLGLIILLLLQSPTKTEQVP
- a CDS encoding HlyD family secretion protein, with product MPTSKDTASTGDSEITQKKTVASSKRVTWILLVIVFLLWIYTLWADRVTPMNNHARVNAQLIQITPQVSADIYKVSVLNNAEVRQGDALVDLDNAPFLLKITAARLHLQQTTLSLGADSAGIQEAQANLVASEIKHDNAFKHTQRMAALGRTGVISKQSLEDSQDQLKDAEAQVVQAKAALERAKKALGPKGENNPQLQSALNQLHQALLEESYCHLRSPGDGVITHLNLAAGNFAVAGHPLITFINNKHTWITAMLRENSLIYLKPGTPVKIVFDAYPGQVFRGEVQSIGWGSSGNGNLQTDQTTGLLISPDGLQHSQRFPVNINLGPEASALQQRYGARAMISFYPGESGVGETLLNIWTWTWSYLSYVS